The Streptococcus sp. S5 genome contains a region encoding:
- the larB gene encoding nickel pincer cofactor biosynthesis protein LarB: MDFQPNLEQTLRSLQAGHLSVEDALEQINGVKELGYAAIDTDRQRRNGFPEVVYGEGKTVEQIEGILQFLSEKELPILTTRVSLQKGEALSQRFPTGHYYPEARCFVLNSKKEEADPEHYIAVVTAGTSDVPVAEEAAVTAETFGHSVRRIYDVGVAGIHRLFNRLEEIQKASVIIVIAGMEGALVSVVGGLVDVPVIAVPTSIGYGSNLQGLTTLMSMLTSCASGVTVVNIDNGFGAAYSACMINRLNHNRKEN; this comes from the coding sequence ATGGATTTTCAACCCAATCTAGAACAGACACTCCGTTCTTTGCAAGCAGGTCATCTCTCCGTTGAGGATGCGCTTGAGCAAATCAATGGAGTTAAAGAACTAGGGTATGCAGCAATTGATACTGACCGGCAACGTCGCAACGGCTTCCCTGAGGTCGTATACGGCGAAGGAAAGACAGTTGAGCAAATTGAAGGGATCCTGCAATTTCTTTCAGAAAAAGAATTGCCGATCCTCACAACAAGAGTCTCTCTCCAAAAGGGAGAGGCTCTTTCTCAGCGCTTTCCGACTGGCCACTATTATCCAGAAGCCCGCTGCTTCGTTCTCAACTCTAAAAAGGAAGAAGCCGATCCTGAACACTACATTGCGGTCGTCACAGCAGGGACAAGTGATGTTCCTGTTGCAGAAGAAGCTGCAGTCACTGCAGAAACCTTTGGCCATTCGGTTCGCCGAATCTATGATGTGGGAGTCGCCGGTATCCATCGCCTCTTCAATCGCTTAGAAGAGATCCAAAAAGCCAGTGTGATCATCGTGATTGCCGGTATGGAAGGAGCTCTTGTCAGTGTCGTAGGAGGCCTTGTGGATGTTCCCGTTATTGCCGTTCCGACTAGCATTGGATACGGAAGCAACCTTCAAGGGCTAACAACCTTGATGAGTATGTTGACCTCTTGCGCTTCTGGCGTAACGGTCGTCAACATTGATAACGGATTTGGTGCAGCTTATTCAGCATGTATGATCAATCGACTCAACCACAATCGAAAGGAAAACTGA
- the larA gene encoding nickel-dependent lactate racemase: protein MVEIKLPYDKKSIVAKIPDENFAGLLESKAENFHNPLSEEETVERSMDNPIGSPTLEELAKGKKDIVLISSDHTRPVPSHIITPIILRRIRSVNPDARVRILVATGFHRPSTREELINKYGQEIVDNEEIVMHISTNDDDMVKIGQLPSGGDCIINKIAAEADLLIAEGFIESHFFAGFSGGRKSVLPGIASYKTIMANHSGDFINSDKARTGNLDHNPIHEDMLYAARTANLAFIVNVVLDGEKHIIGSFAGDMVEAHKVGCDFVADLARVSKIESDITISTNGGFPLDQNIYQAVKGMTAAEASNKEGGTIIMVAGCADGHGGEGFYRNLADVEDPKEFLEQAINTPRLETVPDQWTSQILARILVHHHVIFVSDLVDPELIKGMHMELATSFDEALEKAFAREGKDAKVTVIRDGLSVVVE, encoded by the coding sequence ATGGTAGAAATTAAATTACCGTACGACAAAAAATCGATTGTTGCAAAGATTCCAGATGAAAACTTTGCAGGATTGTTAGAGTCTAAGGCGGAAAACTTCCATAACCCACTGTCTGAAGAAGAAACTGTTGAACGTTCAATGGACAACCCTATCGGCAGCCCTACTTTGGAAGAACTTGCTAAAGGCAAAAAAGACATCGTGTTGATCAGTTCTGACCACACTCGTCCCGTTCCTTCTCACATCATCACTCCAATCATTTTGCGTCGTATTCGCTCAGTTAACCCTGATGCACGCGTGCGTATCTTGGTTGCTACTGGTTTCCACCGTCCTTCAACTCGTGAAGAATTGATCAATAAATACGGCCAAGAAATCGTTGACAATGAAGAAATCGTTATGCACATTTCAACAAACGACGATGACATGGTGAAAATCGGTCAACTTCCTTCAGGTGGTGATTGTATCATCAATAAGATCGCTGCTGAAGCTGACTTGTTGATAGCAGAAGGATTCATCGAATCTCACTTCTTTGCTGGTTTCTCAGGTGGACGTAAATCAGTCCTTCCAGGTATCGCATCATACAAAACTATCATGGCGAACCACTCAGGTGACTTCATCAATTCTGATAAGGCACGTACTGGTAACCTTGACCACAACCCAATCCACGAAGATATGCTTTACGCTGCTCGTACTGCAAACTTGGCCTTCATCGTCAACGTTGTATTGGACGGCGAAAAACACATCATCGGATCTTTCGCTGGGGACATGGTTGAAGCCCACAAAGTTGGTTGTGACTTCGTTGCAGACTTGGCACGTGTGTCTAAGATCGAAAGCGACATCACAATTTCAACAAACGGTGGTTTCCCACTTGACCAAAACATCTACCAAGCTGTTAAAGGGATGACTGCAGCCGAAGCTTCTAACAAAGAAGGCGGAACAATCATCATGGTAGCTGGATGTGCAGACGGTCACGGTGGAGAAGGTTTCTATCGCAACCTTGCTGACGTAGAAGATCCAAAAGAATTCTTGGAACAAGCCATCAATACACCTCGTTTAGAGACTGTCCCAGACCAATGGACTTCTCAAATCTTGGCACGTATTTTGGTACACCACCATGTTATCTTTGTATCTGACCTTGTAGATCCTGAATTGATCAAAGGTATGCATATGGAACTTGCAACTTCATTTGACGAAGCGCTTGAAAAAGCCTTTGCTCGTGAAGGAAAAGATGCTAAAGTAACTGTTATCCGCGACGGACTTTCTGTCGTTGTTGAATAG
- a CDS encoding Crp/Fnr family transcriptional regulator, with product MDSAFLVKFLEERRTPIIKKKYHSYLSYRGIKEDYIYILKEGVVKTSVIMRDGREFNFSYLKATDIVSLLRDEVSNYTDSPFNVRVETAEASFYRIPRVKFWTFVKEKKELQDYVRDYYRNKLSESMESQQYMMMNGKKGAVCFHLQKLCSLFGVEQDDGILIDFNITNEDIAGFCGISTRNSVNRILNELKREGVLDIRQQKIVILDIERIEEFIGRETF from the coding sequence GTGGATTCAGCATTTTTAGTGAAATTCTTGGAAGAAAGGCGAACGCCCATTATCAAGAAAAAATACCACAGCTACCTCTCTTATCGCGGGATTAAAGAGGACTATATCTATATTTTAAAAGAAGGAGTTGTCAAGACCAGTGTCATCATGCGTGATGGTCGAGAATTTAACTTTTCCTATTTAAAAGCGACCGATATTGTCTCCTTGTTACGGGATGAGGTATCCAATTATACGGACTCGCCTTTTAACGTGCGCGTCGAGACAGCTGAGGCTAGTTTTTACCGGATTCCTCGGGTCAAGTTCTGGACCTTTGTCAAAGAGAAAAAGGAACTGCAAGATTACGTACGGGATTATTATCGCAATAAACTGTCTGAGAGTATGGAATCCCAGCAGTATATGATGATGAATGGGAAAAAAGGCGCGGTTTGTTTTCATCTACAAAAGCTGTGCAGCTTGTTTGGGGTAGAGCAGGACGATGGTATTTTGATTGATTTTAATATTACCAACGAAGATATTGCTGGTTTTTGTGGGATCTCAACCCGAAACAGTGTCAACCGCATCCTGAACGAATTAAAGCGGGAGGGTGTTTTAGACATTCGACAGCAAAAGATCGTTATTTTGGACATCGAACGAATTGAAGAATTTATTGGAAGGGAAACATTCTAA
- the larE gene encoding ATP-dependent sacrificial sulfur transferase LarE — protein MATEAQIRKEKEEKLQDILREIGKVAITYSGGIDSSYLLKVALDTLGPDNVIAAVVNSELFSEEEFNLALDLADQLAAPVLGLEMRELSDPRIAANTPNIWYYSKQLMYQTIKESVTDLGFEQLVDGMIMDDMGDFRPGIKARNEAGVRSVLQEAGLYKTEIRQLAKERGVSNWNKVPSCSVASRFPYGVKITPENVQRVFKGEEFLVGLGFEQARVRVHGDLARIEVAEDHLLEAIQMHDKINDFMKEIGFTYVALDLAGYKYGRMNDSLDEKTKEKIMAE, from the coding sequence ATGGCAACAGAAGCACAAATCAGAAAAGAAAAAGAAGAAAAATTACAAGATATTTTGCGGGAAATCGGGAAAGTAGCCATCACTTATTCTGGTGGGATTGACAGTTCTTACCTCTTAAAGGTCGCTTTAGATACTTTAGGTCCTGACAATGTGATTGCGGCAGTGGTCAATTCAGAACTCTTTTCAGAGGAGGAATTTAACTTGGCGCTTGATTTGGCGGATCAGCTGGCCGCACCTGTACTGGGGCTTGAGATGAGAGAATTGAGTGATCCGCGCATCGCTGCTAACACGCCAAATATCTGGTACTACAGCAAGCAATTGATGTACCAAACCATTAAAGAATCTGTTACAGATCTTGGCTTTGAGCAGTTGGTAGATGGGATGATTATGGATGATATGGGAGATTTTCGTCCGGGGATCAAGGCCCGCAATGAAGCAGGAGTACGCAGTGTCTTGCAAGAAGCTGGTCTCTATAAGACAGAAATTCGTCAATTGGCCAAGGAAAGAGGCGTCTCTAATTGGAACAAGGTGCCTTCTTGTAGTGTAGCTTCTCGTTTCCCATACGGCGTTAAAATTACACCAGAAAATGTTCAACGCGTCTTTAAGGGCGAAGAGTTCCTTGTAGGTCTTGGTTTTGAGCAAGCCCGTGTGCGCGTCCATGGGGATTTGGCCCGTATTGAAGTAGCAGAAGACCACCTTCTTGAAGCGATTCAAATGCATGACAAGATTAATGACTTCATGAAGGAAATTGGCTTTACTTATGTAGCCTTGGATTTGGCTGGTTACAAGTATGGTCGAATGAATGACTCTTTGGATGAAAAAACTAAAGAAAAAATTATGGCGGAATAA
- a CDS encoding DUF924 family protein: MNEVVKFWFEELQPEDWFKKSDALDQEMRERFKDLYWKASRGELFHWRATAEGRLAEILLLDQIPRNIFRGTAQAFATDSLALVLAQEGLEQALDLPVVQRGFFYMPFMHSESLVIHEEALRLFDQPGLEKRLKYEKMHAEILRQFGRYPHRNAILGRPSTKEEEEYLAEHAGF; this comes from the coding sequence ATGAATGAAGTAGTAAAGTTTTGGTTTGAAGAGTTGCAGCCAGAGGATTGGTTTAAAAAATCGGATGCTTTGGACCAAGAAATGCGGGAGCGCTTTAAGGACCTCTATTGGAAAGCCAGTCGTGGGGAATTGTTTCACTGGCGGGCTACGGCAGAAGGGCGTTTAGCAGAGATTTTGCTCTTGGACCAAATTCCTCGCAATATTTTTCGAGGGACTGCCCAAGCTTTTGCGACAGATTCCCTGGCATTGGTCTTGGCCCAAGAAGGCTTAGAGCAAGCCTTGGATCTACCAGTTGTACAAAGAGGATTTTTCTACATGCCTTTTATGCATTCTGAGTCCTTAGTCATTCATGAAGAAGCCCTGCGCTTGTTTGATCAACCGGGGCTCGAAAAACGCTTGAAGTATGAGAAGATGCATGCGGAGATTCTCCGACAATTTGGACGCTATCCGCATCGCAATGCCATTTTAGGACGGCCTTCGACCAAAGAAGAAGAGGAGTATCTAGCAGAACATGCTGGTTTTTAA
- a CDS encoding ABC transporter substrate-binding protein: MLVFKGKKGSWAKLCWALLLAGIFLLALKAFQGRQNKTVSSSDTVTMGYTQFPANIDPVKEYNGWFTVRYGVGETLFKMDDQLQIQPWLATKGEQLSPLEWEITIRQGVRFHDGSLMTPQTVKESLEHLLSSNQRASGELMIEQITATDHTLRIKTKEPQPILLNLLADPYSTILHVGAKESTGKSVVATGPYQLTAFRPENGASLKAFGNYWNGAAKVAKVEIRSFSDATSMSLALDAGEIDAAYGMPALNLASYRQKKGYRISEVDGSRYLSYVYNFRDPWMQDKTLRKAIDLVIDRKNYSQSLFQKGSQATSGPFPSRFPFALEEPVPNANATEAEKILDQAGYLKKADGFRYKDGKKVTLTALSYERLPEIPLAVQATEAALKKIGIDVKIRTVEVGSIAAAEDYSFTPYTMVATPVGDPYPFFKSSLASDGSVNLGKYKSNKVDQLIKILGTEGDQEKRQELSKDLQREIQEDLPISFLVTFKVAVIMNDRVSGLKSSASDYYHITNQLTKE; the protein is encoded by the coding sequence ATGCTGGTTTTTAAAGGAAAAAAAGGATCTTGGGCCAAGCTCTGCTGGGCGCTCCTGTTAGCTGGAATTTTCTTGCTAGCCTTGAAGGCTTTCCAGGGAAGACAGAATAAAACGGTCTCTTCCAGTGACACGGTTACGATGGGCTATACCCAATTTCCGGCCAATATTGATCCAGTCAAAGAGTACAATGGCTGGTTTACAGTGCGCTATGGAGTCGGAGAGACGCTGTTTAAAATGGATGATCAGCTACAGATCCAGCCCTGGCTGGCCACTAAAGGTGAGCAGTTGTCCCCTCTGGAGTGGGAGATCACGATCCGTCAAGGGGTGCGATTTCATGATGGGAGTCTCATGACTCCTCAGACGGTCAAGGAGTCTTTGGAACATCTTTTGTCTTCCAATCAGCGGGCGTCAGGTGAATTAATGATCGAGCAAATAACCGCGACGGATCATACCCTTCGGATCAAAACCAAAGAGCCTCAACCGATTCTCTTGAACCTCTTGGCGGATCCTTATTCGACCATTCTCCATGTTGGAGCCAAGGAGTCGACTGGGAAATCGGTCGTTGCGACAGGTCCCTACCAGTTGACGGCTTTTCGTCCAGAAAATGGGGCTAGTCTAAAGGCCTTTGGCAATTATTGGAATGGGGCAGCGAAGGTAGCAAAGGTGGAGATCCGCTCCTTTTCAGATGCGACCTCGATGAGTCTTGCCTTAGATGCTGGTGAGATCGATGCGGCTTATGGAATGCCTGCTCTCAATCTAGCTTCTTATCGCCAGAAAAAAGGCTATCGGATTTCAGAAGTTGATGGCTCGCGCTATCTTTCTTATGTCTATAATTTCCGAGATCCTTGGATGCAGGATAAGACGCTACGAAAAGCTATTGATTTGGTGATTGATCGGAAGAACTATAGTCAATCGCTCTTTCAAAAGGGTTCCCAAGCTACAAGTGGTCCGTTTCCAAGTCGCTTTCCTTTTGCTTTAGAAGAGCCTGTTCCAAATGCGAATGCCACGGAAGCAGAGAAGATCTTAGACCAAGCAGGTTATCTGAAAAAAGCAGATGGGTTTCGCTATAAAGATGGTAAGAAGGTTACATTGACAGCCCTCTCTTATGAGCGTTTGCCAGAGATTCCTTTAGCAGTTCAGGCGACAGAAGCTGCCTTGAAAAAGATTGGGATCGATGTGAAGATTCGGACCGTTGAAGTGGGATCGATTGCTGCAGCAGAAGACTATTCATTTACACCGTATACCATGGTGGCGACGCCTGTGGGCGATCCCTATCCCTTCTTTAAGAGTTCGCTGGCTTCAGACGGTTCGGTTAATCTTGGAAAATACAAGAGCAACAAGGTAGATCAACTCATTAAAATTCTTGGGACAGAAGGCGATCAAGAGAAACGTCAAGAGCTGAGTAAGGATCTTCAAAGGGAGATCCAAGAAGACCTGCCGATCAGCTTTTTGGTGACGTTTAAGGTGGCGGTTATTATGAATGATCGCGTGTCAGGACTCAAATCAAGTGCCTCGGACTATTACCATATTACCAATCAATTAACAAAGGAATAA
- a CDS encoding ATP-binding cassette domain-containing protein has translation MLELQHLTVQSKDRIILEDVSMQVGESQSLAVVGESGSGKSTLLKVLLGLPLRDLWIAKGQYRWQGEEQLQQSSPYPFVGSEIAWVSQQAGRFFYDRRTIENHYKDLVKSLKGRTPNIRSFKECMDLVGLEAKKIAPAYPFELSGGMMQRVAIALSLVSYPKVLLADEPTSALDVVTKLEIVALLTRLKKEEGLSLLLVTHDMAVAAALSDHMLVICGGQVIEQGATVQLLESAKEDYTKELLAATPRLQKGATDGDHFDL, from the coding sequence ATGCTTGAACTTCAACACCTAACGGTCCAATCCAAGGATCGGATCATTCTTGAAGATGTATCGATGCAAGTAGGAGAATCTCAGAGCCTGGCTGTTGTCGGAGAAAGTGGCAGTGGAAAGTCTACCCTACTAAAGGTCTTGCTCGGGCTCCCTTTGAGAGATTTGTGGATCGCAAAAGGCCAGTATCGTTGGCAAGGGGAGGAACAACTCCAACAGTCCTCTCCCTACCCCTTTGTGGGAAGTGAGATAGCTTGGGTCAGCCAGCAGGCTGGGCGCTTTTTTTATGATCGACGAACTATCGAAAACCATTACAAGGACCTAGTCAAAAGTCTAAAAGGGCGGACTCCTAACATTCGTTCTTTCAAAGAATGTATGGACCTGGTTGGTTTAGAAGCAAAAAAGATTGCGCCTGCTTATCCCTTTGAACTAAGTGGGGGCATGATGCAACGGGTTGCAATTGCTTTGTCATTAGTATCTTATCCGAAGGTTTTGCTAGCCGATGAGCCAACCAGTGCGCTTGATGTGGTTACAAAGCTAGAAATCGTGGCCTTATTGACCCGCTTAAAAAAAGAAGAAGGCTTGTCTCTTCTATTAGTGACACATGATATGGCAGTCGCTGCGGCCTTGAGTGATCACATGCTTGTGATTTGTGGGGGACAGGTCATCGAGCAAGGAGCTACGGTCCAATTGTTGGAGTCCGCAAAAGAGGACTATACAAAAGAGTTGCTTGCTGCAACCCCTCGTTTACAGAAAGGAGCTACAGATGGGGACCATTTTGACCTGTAA
- a CDS encoding ABC transporter ATP-binding protein has translation MGTILTCKDLIFTYRHSASGMQVGPISFELEEGESFGIVGESGSGKTSLSHLLCCFIKPHQGKLYLQGRPYEDFSTKEFYQTIQYIDQHPHASFHPARSVYSSLMEVCDHFDRASTKAEKEKVIEAVLEAVHLNRQLVQQRPQFLSGGECQRAAIARALLIKPRILVCDEMTSALDMTIQAELMRLLQQLREQFQMSFVFISHDLALVSQFCQQLMVLKEGQIRELGRTSECLNTPRDPYTQELLATYRQQERWVNGCFE, from the coding sequence ATGGGGACCATTTTGACCTGTAAAGATCTGATTTTCACCTACCGTCATTCTGCATCGGGGATGCAAGTAGGTCCGATTTCATTTGAGTTAGAAGAAGGTGAAAGCTTTGGCATTGTAGGCGAATCTGGATCTGGAAAGACCAGTCTTAGTCATCTGCTGTGTTGCTTTATCAAACCTCATCAGGGGAAACTCTATTTACAGGGCCGTCCCTATGAAGACTTTTCAACTAAAGAATTCTATCAAACGATCCAGTATATTGATCAACACCCACATGCTAGTTTTCATCCAGCTCGCTCGGTTTATTCAAGCTTGATGGAAGTTTGTGATCATTTTGATCGGGCGTCAACAAAAGCTGAAAAAGAAAAAGTGATCGAGGCTGTGTTAGAGGCAGTTCACCTAAATCGCCAGCTAGTCCAACAAAGACCTCAATTTTTAAGTGGGGGGGAGTGCCAGAGAGCAGCTATTGCGCGTGCCTTACTCATCAAACCGAGAATCCTCGTTTGCGACGAGATGACTAGTGCCCTCGATATGACCATTCAAGCAGAGTTGATGCGCTTGCTACAGCAGTTGAGGGAGCAGTTTCAGATGAGTTTTGTCTTTATCTCCCATGACCTAGCCTTGGTCAGCCAATTTTGTCAACAGCTAATGGTCCTAAAAGAAGGACAGATCAGAGAGCTAGGAAGGACCAGTGAGTGCTTGAACACCCCACGAGATCCCTATACTCAGGAATTATTGGCCACTTATCGGCAGCAAGAAAGGTGGGTGAATGGATGTTTCGAATAA
- a CDS encoding ABC transporter permease produces the protein MFRISCKLLVRFLLILLGVSLISFLLMYLAPGDPAKNMLAAQGIPFTKELLEAKRLEFGFQDPFWVQYGRWLLGVFHGNLGMTYHSGSSVAKELAFYFPNTLVLAGSTLFLTLLISIPLSFMAVFYKKSPISKLISFATALANTIPNFVLGIGLMLVFSLYLHLFPIQSTVNLQGAVLPSLTLALTMSSRYIPQLQEGLTEILESDAVMGAMGRGLRWGQILRTTIFPQLFPLLLTLITLSLTSLLGGVAVIEYLFSWPGIGKMLITAVHNRDFPLIQGSVLVITAGVLLVNTFAEFIQLFINPKRYRKEGANHVI, from the coding sequence ATGTTTCGAATAAGCTGTAAATTACTGGTCCGTTTCCTACTGATCTTACTTGGTGTCAGTTTGATCTCCTTTTTACTCATGTATCTAGCGCCAGGAGATCCAGCTAAAAATATGTTGGCTGCCCAGGGGATTCCTTTTACAAAAGAACTGCTTGAGGCCAAGCGTCTAGAATTTGGTTTTCAGGATCCCTTCTGGGTGCAGTATGGACGGTGGCTATTAGGAGTTTTCCATGGAAATCTGGGAATGACCTACCATTCCGGATCGTCCGTCGCAAAAGAATTGGCCTTTTATTTTCCTAATACATTAGTGCTAGCGGGCTCTACCCTCTTCTTGACCCTCTTGATCTCGATTCCGCTGAGTTTTATGGCAGTCTTTTATAAGAAGAGCCCGATTTCTAAGCTCATCTCGTTTGCTACGGCTCTCGCCAATACCATTCCTAATTTCGTTCTAGGGATTGGCCTGATGCTGGTGTTTTCACTATATTTGCATCTGTTTCCAATCCAATCAACGGTGAATCTACAAGGAGCAGTACTGCCTTCTTTGACCTTGGCCTTGACCATGTCGAGCCGCTACATCCCGCAGCTACAAGAAGGCTTAACAGAGATTCTTGAGTCAGATGCAGTGATGGGGGCTATGGGGCGCGGTTTGAGATGGGGGCAGATCCTTAGGACAACCATTTTTCCACAATTATTTCCGTTGCTCTTGACCTTGATCACTCTATCTTTAACCTCCTTATTAGGAGGTGTGGCCGTGATCGAGTATCTCTTTTCTTGGCCAGGAATTGGGAAAATGTTGATCACAGCTGTTCACAACCGGGATTTTCCTTTGATTCAGGGATCGGTTCTGGTCATTACAGCTGGTGTTCTTCTAGTCAATACCTTTGCTGAATTTATCCAGCTCTTCATCAATCCAAAACGTTATCGCAAGGAGGGAGCCAACCATGTCATCTGA
- a CDS encoding ABC transporter permease, which translates to MSSDQIKRNIRWVSLGLLAFLVFLAFAQWLGADRANQVNLGHVLAPPSHQALFGRDELGRDLLVRVFVGGAHTLFPSLLALFLVVLFGCLMGVFSVKFGGIVDRLVQVVITLFQAFPPIIFVIGIVGFLGLGMEQTLLAICLTSWTKYAYLVRSLLLDIKEEPYFRYADMFGNTFWSKIKLYYFPSVFPQVVTTMVYDLNTIVMEIAGMSFIGLGAQMPDAEWGAMINNGRSYLQTAPWIVAFPSLFLILFIGGVMVLGRLLKQYFAIQQEYK; encoded by the coding sequence ATGTCATCTGATCAGATCAAACGGAACATTCGGTGGGTATCCCTTGGCTTACTCGCCTTTCTAGTCTTTCTGGCCTTTGCGCAGTGGTTGGGAGCTGACCGCGCTAACCAGGTCAATTTGGGTCATGTTTTGGCACCCCCCTCTCATCAAGCTCTCTTTGGGAGAGATGAGTTGGGCCGTGATCTCTTGGTCCGAGTGTTTGTCGGAGGGGCCCATACCCTCTTTCCATCCCTTCTCGCTCTCTTTTTGGTCGTCCTTTTTGGTTGCTTAATGGGAGTATTTAGTGTCAAGTTTGGTGGGATCGTGGATCGCTTAGTTCAAGTAGTCATTACGCTTTTTCAAGCCTTTCCTCCCATTATCTTTGTGATTGGGATCGTTGGTTTTTTAGGTCTTGGAATGGAGCAGACTTTACTGGCTATCTGTTTGACCAGCTGGACCAAGTATGCCTACCTGGTGCGCTCGCTTCTCCTAGATATCAAAGAAGAACCGTATTTCCGCTATGCAGATATGTTTGGCAATACCTTCTGGAGTAAGATCAAACTTTACTATTTTCCTAGTGTCTTTCCCCAAGTCGTAACGACCATGGTGTATGACCTGAATACCATTGTCATGGAAATTGCAGGGATGAGTTTTATTGGTTTGGGTGCCCAAATGCCCGATGCAGAGTGGGGCGCGATGATCAATAATGGCAGAAGCTATTTGCAGACAGCGCCATGGATCGTGGCCTTTCCAAGCCTTTTTCTCATCCTCTTTATTGGAGGCGTAATGGTGTTAGGAAGACTCCTCAAACAGTACTTTGCCATCCAACAAGAATACAAATAA
- a CDS encoding class I SAM-dependent methyltransferase: protein MLYKTIQQYWDKRYSGYSQKNKKEIESVQIEKWKYELIRWLPKERTSSILDIGTGPGFFPIVLTQMGYTNVTAIDASKNMLQIAQENLIKYGEKSSTVRYLQMNGQELEFEPESFDVIMMRNVTWNLEEPEKAYESWLRALKPGGQLLVYDANWYSYLNDPAIRSQFENNLKIVSSEQLEDYWHGEGVDEALIEEIARQLPLTKRLRPGWDLEFLNQFKEVEATVDTEFGPKIWSREEELNYAATPMFALYITKRS from the coding sequence GTGTTATATAAGACCATCCAACAATACTGGGATAAACGCTACTCAGGTTATTCCCAGAAAAACAAAAAAGAAATCGAAAGTGTTCAGATTGAAAAATGGAAGTATGAACTCATCCGTTGGCTACCTAAAGAGCGTACCAGTTCTATTTTAGACATCGGTACAGGACCTGGATTTTTCCCAATCGTCTTAACACAAATGGGCTATACTAATGTCACTGCGATTGATGCTTCAAAAAATATGTTGCAAATTGCGCAAGAAAACCTTATCAAATATGGTGAAAAATCAAGTACAGTCCGCTACCTACAAATGAATGGGCAGGAGTTGGAGTTTGAGCCAGAATCTTTTGACGTCATTATGATGCGCAATGTTACGTGGAATTTGGAAGAGCCTGAGAAGGCTTATGAGTCCTGGCTACGTGCTCTTAAACCTGGCGGACAACTTCTCGTTTATGACGCCAACTGGTACTCTTATCTCAACGATCCTGCTATTCGTTCACAATTTGAGAACAATCTAAAGATCGTTTCCAGCGAACAGTTAGAAGATTACTGGCACGGCGAAGGGGTCGATGAGGCCTTGATTGAAGAAATCGCTCGCCAATTGCCACTAACCAAGCGCCTTCGTCCTGGATGGGATCTGGAATTTTTGAATCAATTTAAAGAGGTCGAAGCAACAGTTGACACCGAATTTGGACCAAAAATTTGGAGCCGAGAAGAAGAACTCAATTACGCAGCAACACCCATGTTTGCTCTTTATATCACAAAAAGAAGCTGA
- a CDS encoding YbaB/EbfC family nucleoid-associated protein translates to MMNMQNMMKQAQKLQKQMEQSQAELAATQFVGKSAQDLVVATLTGDKKVVSIDFNVAVVDPEDTETLSDMTVQAINAAIEEIDAATKKKLGAFAGKLPF, encoded by the coding sequence ATGATGAATATGCAAAATATGATGAAGCAAGCTCAAAAATTGCAAAAGCAAATGGAGCAAAGCCAAGCAGAACTAGCTGCAACTCAATTTGTAGGGAAATCCGCTCAGGACTTGGTTGTTGCAACCCTGACAGGCGATAAGAAGGTCGTTTCCATCGATTTCAACGTCGCAGTGGTTGACCCAGAAGATACAGAAACGCTTTCTGATATGACGGTGCAAGCCATCAATGCCGCCATTGAAGAAATTGATGCTGCAACCAAGAAAAAACTCGGTGCGTTCGCAGGGAAATTGCCATTTTAA